One genomic segment of Acidobacteriota bacterium includes these proteins:
- a CDS encoding PQQ-binding-like beta-propeller repeat protein: MPASGCSSSRFRPVRIVGGLLAALAVFAAPAILAQEVDRIRPVTDAELVNPSPDEWLMWRRTLDGWGYSPLDQIDRDNVGDLQLVWSRALTPGRQQGTPLVRDGVLFMPNPRDIIQALDAVTGDLIWEHRRDRPDDLADYMIGTLIDTNRNIAIHDELIIDTSMDDHIFALHAETGEVVWDTEILDYRVNPANQTSGPIVAGGKVYSGRSCDPRGGPNGCVITAHDAATGEELWRTRLIPAPGEPGDETWGDVPFEERTHVGSWMVPSYDPELNMVYVGTSVTSPAPKYMLGGTDLTHLYHNSTLALDGDTGDIVWHYQHMNDHWDLDHPFERLLVDTAVRPDPAAVSWINPRLNAGEVRRVLTGIPGKTGIVYTLDRETGEFLWATPTIVQNVVSGIDGATGVVTENAELIFTAAGQTVLACPHASGGKDWEAGAYSPRTNTMYMPLRNVCSRMMAMAAPDEQDEARRLYAIAWRPEIAPGYDDVGSVQAISAETGRVTWNYQQRAATMALAATGGGLVFGGDVNGRFRAFDDTTGEILWEINLGSPVSGFPITYAVDGRQYVAISTGYGRFLELTPELRPSSNNNLFVFALPE; this comes from the coding sequence GAGTCCCGACGAGTGGCTGATGTGGCGCCGGACGCTGGACGGCTGGGGCTACAGCCCGCTCGATCAGATCGATCGCGACAACGTCGGCGACCTGCAGCTGGTCTGGTCGCGGGCGCTGACCCCGGGCCGCCAGCAGGGGACGCCGCTGGTCCGCGACGGCGTGCTGTTCATGCCCAATCCGCGCGACATCATCCAGGCCCTCGACGCGGTGACCGGCGACCTCATCTGGGAGCATCGGCGGGACCGCCCGGACGATTTGGCCGACTACATGATCGGCACGCTCATCGACACGAACCGCAACATCGCGATCCACGACGAGCTGATCATCGACACCAGCATGGACGACCACATCTTCGCGCTGCACGCGGAGACGGGCGAGGTGGTCTGGGACACCGAGATCCTCGACTACCGGGTGAACCCGGCCAACCAGACCTCGGGGCCGATCGTCGCCGGCGGGAAGGTGTATTCCGGGCGGAGCTGCGATCCGCGCGGCGGGCCCAACGGCTGCGTCATCACGGCGCACGACGCGGCGACCGGCGAGGAGCTGTGGCGGACGCGCCTCATCCCCGCCCCCGGCGAGCCGGGCGACGAGACCTGGGGCGACGTGCCGTTCGAGGAGCGCACGCACGTCGGCTCGTGGATGGTGCCGAGCTACGACCCCGAGCTGAACATGGTCTACGTCGGCACGTCGGTCACCTCGCCGGCGCCGAAGTACATGCTGGGCGGCACCGACCTGACGCACCTGTACCACAACTCGACGCTCGCGCTGGACGGCGACACCGGCGACATCGTCTGGCACTACCAGCACATGAACGACCACTGGGACCTCGACCACCCGTTCGAGCGCCTGCTCGTGGACACGGCGGTACGGCCCGACCCGGCCGCGGTGAGCTGGATCAACCCGCGGCTGAACGCGGGCGAGGTGCGCCGGGTGCTGACCGGCATACCCGGCAAGACGGGCATCGTCTACACCCTCGACCGGGAGACCGGCGAGTTCCTGTGGGCCACGCCGACCATCGTCCAGAACGTGGTCAGCGGCATCGACGGGGCCACCGGCGTGGTGACCGAGAACGCGGAGCTCATCTTCACCGCGGCGGGGCAGACGGTGCTGGCCTGCCCGCACGCGAGCGGCGGGAAGGATTGGGAGGCCGGCGCCTACAGCCCCCGGACCAACACGATGTACATGCCGCTGCGCAACGTCTGCTCGCGGATGATGGCCATGGCCGCGCCGGACGAGCAGGACGAGGCGCGACGTCTATACGCCATCGCCTGGCGCCCCGAGATCGCGCCGGGCTACGACGACGTGGGGAGCGTGCAGGCCATCTCGGCCGAGACCGGCCGGGTGACCTGGAACTACCAGCAGCGAGCCGCCACCATGGCCCTGGCCGCCACCGGCGGCGGGCTCGTGTTCGGGGGCGACGTGAACGGCCGCTTCCGGGCCTTCGACGACACGACGGGAGAGATCCTCTGGGAGATCAACCTCGGCTCGCCGGTCTCGGGCTTCCCGATCACCTACGCGGTCGACGGCCGCCAGTACGTGGCCATCAGCACTGGCTACGGCCGCTTCCTGGAGCTGACGCCGGAGCTGCGCCCGAGCAGCAACAACAATCTGTTCGTCTTTGCCCTCCCGGAGTGA